A segment of the Serratia fonticola genome:
CTGCCACGACCATCACTGCCCCCACGCCCCACACGGCAAACCAATCAAACGTCATGCCATCACGGGGTTGTTCCAGGGCAAACGTCGTCATCGCCCGTCCCCCCAGCCAGTTGCCGATAAAGCTGCCCAGCCCTTGGCAAATCAAGGTAATCAAACCCTGAGCAGCGGTGCGCATATGCGGTGGCGCTTTTTTATCCACGTAGATATAGCCGGTCACAAAATAGAAATCGTAGCTGACACCGTGTAACAGAATGCCCAGGAACAGCATGCTGTAGGCCCAGACATCGGCCGTGCCTCCATAGATAAAGAACACGTAGCGGATTGCCGCTGTGACAAAACCCAGCATCAGTACTTTCTTGATGCCATAACGTTTAAGCAGCAGCGGCAACGCCAACATGGCAAAGATTTCAGATACCTGCCCCAACGTCATCCAACCGGTGGCATTTGGCAGACCAACCTGCGTCAAGTAACCGTTGGCAAACTGGTAATAAAATGCCAGCGGCATACAAAACAGGAACGAGCACAGGGCAAAGGTGGCAAATGAACGATCTTTCAGCAGGCCAAGCGCGTTCAGGCCCAGCAACGCCTTGATATCCACCGGTCCGGAGCCTTTGGCTGGCGTATTGGGCAACCCAAAGCTGTACAGGCCCAACGCGATCGAAGCAATTCCGGTAATGATCAATGGCAGGTTACTGTCGGAAATATTGCCTAATCCCAGTAATGGCGGCAGCATAAAACCAATCACCAAGCCAGAAGCGATCCAGCCCAAGGTGCCGAGCACGCGAATGCGCGGAAACTCTTTTTCCGCATCGTTGATATTGGCAAAAGCAATACTGTTGGTCAGAGCCACAGTCGGCATATAGGTGACGGCATAAACCACCAGCAAGGGGAAGAAACTGGCAAAGGTGGTTTGCCAGGCGATAATAAACATCAGCCCTCCCCCCACCAGATGCAACCAGCCCAAGACTTTTTGTGCAGCAAAGTAGCGATCGGCTATGACCCCGACCAGTACCGGCGAGAGGATCGCCGCAATTGCCGTGCTGCTATACGACCAGGCTATTTCTCCCGGCGTAAAGCCCAACTTGTTCAGATATTGCCAGAGGGGAACAAACCACGCTCCCCAGATAAACCATTCGATAAACATCATGACAGACAGCTTCAGATGAGGATGTTTCATTGTTATATATCCTTGCTGGCTAACTTCCCGACATACCAACGGGAAAAGGAGTGTAGGGTTCCTGGTGTTAGTATCATTCAGATACCTATGTAATACCTTAATAATACCTTTGTGATATTTCAACGATCCTGCTCACACTTCACTCATCCTCCCTATTGTTTAAGTTTGATTTACCTTTGCCTCTGCGTTGTTTATCCTGCGTTTATTCCCCATTGCTGATAATCAATACTACTCAATGATGCGATGACGCTGATTTTCCGGCACTTCCTTTCGGTAGCACCGGTTCTGTCTGGCATACTGTCAGGCTATACGAGATAGCCGTGCGTTATCCTCCTTATGCACTGAAAAGTGTGTAATCTTATAAGCATGGGTGATTGGAGTTTCACCCGCACCTCAACAGGAGTCTGTTCCATGCGAGTACTGGTTGTTGAAGATAATGGCCTGCTGCGCCACCACCTCTCTGTGCAAATGCGCGAAATGGGGCATCAGGTCGATGCCGCAGAAGACGCCAAAGAAGCCGACTATTTCCTGCAGGAACATGCCCCAGATATTGCTATTGTCGATCTCGGCCTGCCGGGCGAAGACGGCCTGAGTCTGATCCGTCGTTGGCGTGCCAACCAGATGAAATTGCCCATTCTGGTGCTGACAGCCCGTGAAAGCTGGCAAGATAAGGTCGCGGTGCTGGAGGCCGGAGCCGATGACTACGTCACTAAACCTTTCCATCTGGAAGAGGTGATTGCCCGTATGCAAGCCCTGATGCGTCGTAACAGTGGCCTGGCTTCACAAGTGATCGTCCTGCCGCCCTTCCAGATCGATCTTTCACGCCGCGAACTGAGCGTAAATGAACAGCAGATCAAACTGACGGCGTTTGAGTACACTATTATTGAAACGCTGATCCGTAACGCCGGTAAAGTGGTAAGCAAAGATTCGCTGATGTTGCAACTCTACCCGGATGCGGAATTGCGTGAGAGCCATACCATCGACGTGCTAATGGGCCGCCTGCGTAAAAAGCTGCAGGCTGAATATCCGCAGGAAGTGATCACCACCGTACGTGGGCAGGGTTATCGTTTCGATACTAAGTGAACATGATGTTCAAAAATAAAAAACCGTTCTCACTGCGCGCGCGCTTTCTGATGGCAACCGCCGGGGTGATCCTGGCGCTGTCGCTCTCCTATGGGTTGGTGGCGGTGGTCGGTTATATTGTCAGCTTTGATAAAACCTCGTTCCGCCTGCTGCGCGGTGAGAGCAACCTGTTTTTCAGCCTGGCGCAGTGGAAGGATCACAAGCTGACCATTGCCATGCCCCCCGAACTCGATCTCAACTCACCGACGTTGGTCTTTATCTATGACGATAAGGGCCATTTGCTGTGGAGCCAGCGCTCGGTGCCGGAGTTGGAAAAACTGATCCAGAAAGAGTGGCTGGAAGAGTCCGGTTTTTATGAGATCGACACCGATACCCGTGTCAGTAGCGAAGTGCTGGGCGACAACCCTAAAGCCCAGGATCAGTTGAAAAACTACGATGACACCGATCAGAATGCGTTAACCCACTCGGTAGCCGTCAATACCTATGCTGCAACGCCGCGCCTACCTGCCTTGACGATTGTGGTGGTCGACAGTATCCCGCAAGAATTACAGCGTTCAGACGTGGTCTGGGAGTGGTTCAACTATGTGCTGCTGGCCAACCTGCTGTTAGTGGTGCCGTTGCTGTGGTTGGCTGCCTATTGGAGTCTGCGCCCGATCAAGGCGTTGGTGGCTCAGGTGGGTGAACTGGAGAATGGTGAGCGCGAACAACTGGACGAAAATCCACCCAGCGAGCTGCGTAGTCTGGTGCGCAACCTCAATATTCTGGTACGCAATGAACGACAGCGTTATACCAAATATCGCACTACCCTGTCCGACCTGACCCACAGCCTTAAAACGCCGCTGGCGGTGTTGCAAACCACGCTGCGCTCGCTGCGTTCCAGCAAGCAGACCACCATCGAAGAAGTAGAACCTATCATGCTCGAGCAGATAAGCCGCATCTCACAACAGATAGGTTATTACCTGCACCGTGCGAGCATCAACTCAGGTCAGACGGTGTTGACCCGTGAAATCCATTCGGTTTGTGCCCTGCTGGATAGTCTGAGCATTGCGTTGAATAAGGTTTATCAGCGTAAGGGCGTGGTGATCACCCTTGATATCTCGCCAGAAGTGACCTTCATGGGGGATAAAAACGACTTTATGGAAGTGATGGGCAACGTGTTGGAAAATGCCTGCAAATACTGCCTGGAGTTTGTTGAAATCACTTCACTGCATTCCGACAAACACCTGACTATCGTGATCGATGACGACGGTCCCGGCATACCAGAAAGCAAACGCGAACTGATTTTCCAGCGCGGCCAGCGCGTAGATACTCTTCGCCCAGGCCAAGGCATTGGCCTGTCGGTGGCCGCCGAGATCATCGAGCAATATGATGGCCAAATTACCATCAGTGACAGCCCGCTTGGCGGAGCGCGCATGGAAGTCACTTTCGCCCGCCAGCACGATTCCCACCACCACGAGTAAGTTCAGCCGCTCAGGCCCCTAGGGGCGAGGCCCATGGATGGGCCGAGTCGTAAAACCTGCACACCTGCAATTTGAAGTATCACGGGTATACGCAGCCTAACTTCCGTTATAATCCCTTCAGGCTCACTCTATCCTGGAATAGAAAATGGATTACCAATTAGATCTGAACTGGAACGACTTTTTGCAGCGTTACTGGCAAAAGCGCCCAGTTATTCTCAAGCGCGGTTTCAAAAGCTTTATCGATCCGATTTCCCCGGATGAGCTGGCCGGATTGGCGATGGAAAACGAAGTGGACAGCCGCTTGGTGAGCCATCAGGACGGCCGCTGGCAAGTGGCGCACGGTCCCTTCGAAAGCTTCGACCATTTGGGTGAAAACAACTGGTCATTGCTGGTTCAGGCTGTTGATCACTGGCATGAAGCTTCCAGCGCGTTGATGCGCCCTTTCCGTCAACTGCCTGATTGGCGCATGGACGACCTGATGATTTCGTTCTCGGTGCCCGGTGGCGGCGTTGGCCCACACCTCGATCAGTACGATGTGTTTATCATTCAGGGCACGGGCCGTCGCCGCTGGCGTGTTGGTGAAAAGGTGCCGATGAAGCAGCACTGTCCGCATCCGGACCTGCTGCAAATAGAACCCTTTGATGCCATCATTGACGAAGAAATGGAGCCAGGCGATATCTTGTATATCCCACCGGGTTTCCCGCATGAGGGCTACGCACTGGAAAATTCACTCAATTACTCTGTGGGTTTCCGTGCGCCAAATGGCCGCGAGTTGGTAAGCGGTTATGCCGATTATGTTCTGGCCCACGAACTGGGTAGCCAGCGCTACAGCGATCCGGACATTGCACAACGCGAGAGCCCGGCCGACATGCTGCCGCAGGAAGTCGAGGCACTGCGCCAGATGATACTGGATCTGGTTCAACAGCCAGAACACTTCCATCACTGGCTCGGCGAGTTTATTTCGCAGTCGCGCCATGAACTGGATATCGCGCCGCCAGAACCGCCTTATCAGGCCGGAGAAATCTACGAACTGCTGCAACAGGGCGAATCCTTGCAACGTCTGGGCGGGTTGCGTGTGCTGCGTGTGGGAGATCGGTGCTTCGTGAACGGGGAGTTGATCGATACTGAACACCAGCTGGCCGCCAATGCACTGTGCCAGAATTTTAGCGTTGATGCGCAAATGTTGGGGGAAGCCGTGGACGATCCTTCCTTCCTGGCGCTGCTGACGGCGCTGATCAACAGCGGCTACTGGTATTTTAACGACTAATTAGCCGTTCCCTCTCTATCCAAGAGGAAACGGGCATCTTCGGGTGGTTTGTATACGTTATACCGGGTGCAGCTTGCGCCCGGTAATCGTTTCAGCCACTATTTTTGCGCTCGTTCTGCGGCCAGCGTGGCAATACGCATAATCACCGCGACCGCCTGTTCCATCCCTTCGAGAGTGATAAACTCATGTTTACCATGGAAGTTATAGCCGCCGGTAAACAGATTTGGGCACGGTAATCCTTTAAATGACAACTGGGCTCCGTCCGTACCGCCACGAATCGGCTTCATGATCGGTTCAATATCACAATCACGCATGGCCTGCTGCGCCAGTGCAATCACATGGGGGTGCTCGGCCACCTGCTCACGCATGTTGTAATAGCTATCTTCGATCGCGACTTCTATATAACAATCACGTGGTAACCCGCGGCCAACCTTTTGCGCGGTGGTAATCATCATGCGCTTGCGCGCCTCAAAGCCATCACGCTCAAAATCACGCAGTATGTAGTGCATCTCGGCACGTTCCACGTTGCCCTTGATGCTGCCAAGGTGGTAGAAACCTTCATAGCCCTCGGTATTTTCCGGTGTTTCATCCGCAGGCAACGCATGATGGAAGCGCGTAGCCAGCGACAGTGCATTTACCATCACCCCTTTGGCGCTGCCAGGATGCACATTATTACCCACGATTTTCACCGTGACCGATGCCGCATTGAAGTTCTCACACTCCAGCTCCCCCACGCCGCCGCCATCAACGGTGTAGGCCCACTCGGCATTAAACGCCTCAACATCGAAGTAATGCGCGCCTTTACCCACTTCTTCATCCGGCGTGAAGGCCACACGGATATCGCCGTGAGGGATTTTCTGCTGTTTCAACCGCACCATAGCGGTAAGGATTTCCGCAATCCCGGCTTTATCATCCGCACCCAATAAGGTTTTACCGTCGGTGGTGATCAGCGTTTGCCCTAACATCTGATGCAGGATCGGAAACATGACCGGCGATAACACTTCATCACCGATACCCAAGGCAATATCACCCCCACGGTAATTTTCCACTACCTGGGGAGCCACATGCTTACCAGAAAAATCAGGTGAGGTATCAAGATGAGAAATAAACCCGATAGCCGGAACCGGCCAGGTCACATTACTGGGTAATGTCCCCATCAGGCAGCCATTCCCGCTCAGTGAGACCCTTTCAAACCCCAGTTCAATCATTTCCTGCTGCAACGCACGCGCCAGCTTCAGTTGCCCATCAGTACTCGGCACATGTTTGACGTTCGCTTTCGCCTGTGTGTCAAAAGAGACGTAGTTAAAAAAGCGATCAAGTAGTTTATCCATGGTTCCGCCCTCAGATTTTCGCGTTTCATTATGCGGAACCGATCCGGATCAAATATTGAGACAGGTCATTAATAATCAGATTTAACAGAAATCATTAAAGCAAGTGATGGTTTAAAGCTGAAATTATTGGGAGTAAACTTGACCCAAGCCGCGCCGAGCGCCAGTTTGGCTTTCAATTGTGCCGCTCAGCGTCTATCATGCGCGCTCTAAAAATTTTGATTGGCGCCACTGGCTTTGAGCTTCAGCACAATGACGGGTCACTCCCGTAAGCTCGCGCAGTCTTTTCCAGCGGCGGTTCTATCTGCATCACCTTACGGGATAGAGACACCTTAAATGACTGAGAAATCCTCTCTGGTAACACTGAACGGCCTGAGTAAAAGCTTTAGCGGTAAAGAGATCATCCACGATCTGAACCTTGAGATTTATGACGGCGAGTTCTTAACTTTGCTC
Coding sequences within it:
- a CDS encoding nucleoside permease, whose product is MKHPHLKLSVMMFIEWFIWGAWFVPLWQYLNKLGFTPGEIAWSYSSTAIAAILSPVLVGVIADRYFAAQKVLGWLHLVGGGLMFIIAWQTTFASFFPLLVVYAVTYMPTVALTNSIAFANINDAEKEFPRIRVLGTLGWIASGLVIGFMLPPLLGLGNISDSNLPLIITGIASIALGLYSFGLPNTPAKGSGPVDIKALLGLNALGLLKDRSFATFALCSFLFCMPLAFYYQFANGYLTQVGLPNATGWMTLGQVSEIFAMLALPLLLKRYGIKKVLMLGFVTAAIRYVFFIYGGTADVWAYSMLFLGILLHGVSYDFYFVTGYIYVDKKAPPHMRTAAQGLITLICQGLGSFIGNWLGGRAMTTFALEQPRDGMTFDWFAVWGVGAVMVVAVMLLFMLFFRERSDSITPIAVTRT
- the phoP gene encoding two-component system response regulator PhoP produces the protein MRVLVVEDNGLLRHHLSVQMREMGHQVDAAEDAKEADYFLQEHAPDIAIVDLGLPGEDGLSLIRRWRANQMKLPILVLTARESWQDKVAVLEAGADDYVTKPFHLEEVIARMQALMRRNSGLASQVIVLPPFQIDLSRRELSVNEQQIKLTAFEYTIIETLIRNAGKVVSKDSLMLQLYPDAELRESHTIDVLMGRLRKKLQAEYPQEVITTVRGQGYRFDTK
- the phoQ gene encoding two-component system sensor histidine kinase PhoQ, encoding MMFKNKKPFSLRARFLMATAGVILALSLSYGLVAVVGYIVSFDKTSFRLLRGESNLFFSLAQWKDHKLTIAMPPELDLNSPTLVFIYDDKGHLLWSQRSVPELEKLIQKEWLEESGFYEIDTDTRVSSEVLGDNPKAQDQLKNYDDTDQNALTHSVAVNTYAATPRLPALTIVVVDSIPQELQRSDVVWEWFNYVLLANLLLVVPLLWLAAYWSLRPIKALVAQVGELENGEREQLDENPPSELRSLVRNLNILVRNERQRYTKYRTTLSDLTHSLKTPLAVLQTTLRSLRSSKQTTIEEVEPIMLEQISRISQQIGYYLHRASINSGQTVLTREIHSVCALLDSLSIALNKVYQRKGVVITLDISPEVTFMGDKNDFMEVMGNVLENACKYCLEFVEITSLHSDKHLTIVIDDDGPGIPESKRELIFQRGQRVDTLRPGQGIGLSVAAEIIEQYDGQITISDSPLGGARMEVTFARQHDSHHHE
- a CDS encoding cupin domain-containing protein; this encodes MDYQLDLNWNDFLQRYWQKRPVILKRGFKSFIDPISPDELAGLAMENEVDSRLVSHQDGRWQVAHGPFESFDHLGENNWSLLVQAVDHWHEASSALMRPFRQLPDWRMDDLMISFSVPGGGVGPHLDQYDVFIIQGTGRRRWRVGEKVPMKQHCPHPDLLQIEPFDAIIDEEMEPGDILYIPPGFPHEGYALENSLNYSVGFRAPNGRELVSGYADYVLAHELGSQRYSDPDIAQRESPADMLPQEVEALRQMILDLVQQPEHFHHWLGEFISQSRHELDIAPPEPPYQAGEIYELLQQGESLQRLGGLRVLRVGDRCFVNGELIDTEHQLAANALCQNFSVDAQMLGEAVDDPSFLALLTALINSGYWYFND
- the pepT gene encoding peptidase T, which codes for MDKLLDRFFNYVSFDTQAKANVKHVPSTDGQLKLARALQQEMIELGFERVSLSGNGCLMGTLPSNVTWPVPAIGFISHLDTSPDFSGKHVAPQVVENYRGGDIALGIGDEVLSPVMFPILHQMLGQTLITTDGKTLLGADDKAGIAEILTAMVRLKQQKIPHGDIRVAFTPDEEVGKGAHYFDVEAFNAEWAYTVDGGGVGELECENFNAASVTVKIVGNNVHPGSAKGVMVNALSLATRFHHALPADETPENTEGYEGFYHLGSIKGNVERAEMHYILRDFERDGFEARKRMMITTAQKVGRGLPRDCYIEVAIEDSYYNMREQVAEHPHVIALAQQAMRDCDIEPIMKPIRGGTDGAQLSFKGLPCPNLFTGGYNFHGKHEFITLEGMEQAVAVIMRIATLAAERAQK